Within the Echinicola sp. 20G genome, the region AGAGGATGATTATGCCGTCTTTAGTGTGCAGCAGTCTATAGACCCAGAGAAGTTGACCGATGCCACATATGAATTTCTTAAGCAAAGCGGAACCTTAGGAGCTAATTTACCGCGTCGAGAAGCCTTTCCTGGCTTGACCAGTGATACTTGGATTTATGCTGTCATTCATGGCAGCTCTGGCTGGCCAATTTACAGTGAACAGCTGAAAGAAGTGAGTAGTGTGGAAGGCACTATTAGAGTGGAGGAAAGAGTAATTTCATATCTTGATCAAGAGGATGAACAAAATTGATTTCAAGTCACCAATTGGGATTTTGAGGAAGGGCTCAGGGATAGCTGTTATTATTGTATTTTTTATGGTTAGGGATAATGCAAACATGCTGCTAACCACTTTGATGTTTTGTGCCTTTTTTACCTTTTTGGACAAGTCCAAACATTTCCAATCTAACCCTTTAAAATGGGCTTCTGCTTTATACTTTGCTTTACCAATATTAGCTATGGTATACTTCCTTGCTGTTGGAGAAAAAATCAGTTGGCTGAAAGGTGCAGCCTTGGTATAAGTAGTCCCCATTGACAATCTGTTTTTTGAGCGATCAAGTCTGAATAGGGAAGAAAGGTATTTTGATGTATCCCAAAAGGCTCAGACACTAAAATTTGTGGGGGTTTAAAAATATTTGACCAAATATCGGAGTGTTTTCCTTTCAAATCCTTATTTTCATAAAAACCGTATATTTGCAGGATAGTTAATCCCTCCTGACTTAGTGTTTATGAAAAGTGGCATTACGCATCTGGTTGATTTATGGAAAGAAGGGTATTCCAACCACATTGAAAAGTACCAACCCTACCAAGCAATAGAGCAACTAAAGCATGTGGCGGCATTGTTCAGCCCTGGTGAATTTTATTATTTTATTTTGAACATGTACAATTTGGAATTGGAATATGTTCACCCTGGAGTTAGTAAGTTTATTGATGTAAACCCTGGAGACACCAAAATCGAAGAGCTTCTGACGACGGTTGTTCCTGATGATATGGCATCTGTTCAGGAAAAGGAATTGCTGCTGAGGGAATTTATGGACAATATTGTCGACCCCAAGCAACTGCCTTTTTATAAAATGATGTACATGTACCGAATGAGGGATCGGAATGGTAAATTCCGTACCATGCTTTTACAGGTAAATGTACTTTCTGTGTCTGAAAATGGAAAAGTGGAACACATTCTCAGTGTGCATACGGATATTTCCTATATGGGGGTAAGCAAGACAGACAAGGTTTCTTTTATCAGCTTGAATGAAGGGAAGTCTTACTATAACATCGACCCGAAGACTGATCCATTTCGACAAGAAAATGACGAGGAAAGTGGCCGCTGTATTAGCGAGTTACTTACCAAAAGGGAGCTGGAGGTGATTCAACTTTCTTCCAAGGGATTAAATGTCAGTAAAATGGCGGTCGAGCTGAATATTTCTGAATACACAGTTAGAACCCACCGGAAAAATATGCTGAAGAAAACGGAATTTTCCAACATACCTGAGCTGGTCTCGCATTGTGTGATGGAGGGCTTGATCTAATTAGCAAAGATTTGTTCTAAATGATCAGTTGAGGTACTTGATGGGGTGATAAAACAAGAATTTATTTGTATCATTATTTTTTGACCCAAACACCTCATTATCATGGAGAAAATCATGAGCTTCCTCAAAAGGAAAAAGTATGAGATTTTACTTTTAGCGCTTGTCCAACATTTGTATACTGCAATTTTTTTTAAAGACCTGGTTTTCTATATGCAGTATATTTGGCCGATTAATACCATGCTTTTAGGCCTGGCCAGTGTTGGGGTATTTATTGAAAAGGGGAAGTGGAAGATCATCATCAGGAACATCTTACTAATCATTGTAATTTTATTGCCCGTATGTCATTCTCTGTTTAGGGATTCACAATTTTTTATTGAGTTGCTGTCCCTAACTTACATGGCATTTTTTGCATTGATTTTTTGGGAGGTCATTAAGTTTCTAATCAAACCAAGTTATGTCAATGCAGACATCATTTTTGCGGCTGCTTGTGGGTATTTTATGTTGATTGAGATCAGTGTATTTGTCCTGCAATTTGAGTTTTACAAGAATACTGGATCAATAGCTAACTTAAATACTTCAACATTGGCAGATACGTATCTTGATTTGGTTTATTTGGCTTCCATTATTCAAACTACTATTGGGTTTGGTGACATTACGCCATCCATTCATGTCACTAAGTTGACCACTTCATTTTTAGGTGTAATCAGTCAGTTTTACAATGTGGTGTTGGTGGGTATCCTGATCAGTAAATATTCGACCTACAGGAAAAATTAATGACTTGCTTCATTCTAGAATGAAGCAAGTCATGGAAGTTACTGTTTACCCAAATAAACATATTCCTTCCCTTCTTTTGTAATGATCATTTTCGATTTGCTTAATGAGGTGATAGTCCCATAGATATAAAAATCACTATTTTGGCTCATGATTAGATAGTACCTACCTTCGGGAGTGGAGGAGTTTTCCCATTGGTTCGTCACTCCCCAGTAATCATAATTAAAGGAATTTGGATGATTATTTTTATTGGTGTATTTAATAGCGGTGGAATCAGATTTAAAAGTAAAACTTTCATAATAAGTGTCCCCAGATCCTGGTTCTGCCATCCAATCCAATTCCCAAGGACCATTTTTTATTAATATATCATTTGGTTCAAGATAGTTAATCGATCCACTGAATTGACTTGATACCTGATTTCCAAACCCATCCTCATATACTAAGGAAAACTGAAATGATTGGTCTTCTACTTCAGTTGTGCTGAAGGTTACAAAAAACTTTTCGGGATTTCCTGTTAGATCACTTACCTTGACTTTATTATTCTCGGAAATGGAAATGGAGAGACTTTCTAGGTCATCTACAAACCTACTTTCAGTTTTAGTATTAAAATCTGGAAGACCTAAGCTAGGAAACTTTGTGATTAACTGTTTATAGAGATTTATAAATTCACCAATAACAGGAATGCTAAGGTTGGTGTCTCCCTCGCTTAATGTTCGAAAATTTATTTTTATGGCAAAAGCCACTTTTTCATTATTATTAAAATTGAGGGGATCTGTATTTAGCCTGAAATTTGAAATGGCTCCATCTGTATAATTGAAGGTACTTTCCGCTAAATCGTTTTGAGCAAAATACGCCATATTTAGCAAATCTGAAACAGCGGTTTTTACTTTGTTCATTAGAAAGGACTTTTCACCTGTGATAAGGCTAAGGCCAATATCTAAAGCCCCAACTACTCCAATTCCCACTGCTGCACCTGCTGAGCTTTGTACTACAGCCAAGGCCCCTATCGTATATATGGTTACTTTTTTCATTTGTGTGAACCGACATGCTGCATTGCAGTCACCCATGAATCTATTATTGGGATTGCTATTTCCAGTCAGGTCATCATAGATTTCCAACTCTGTTTTTAGATGCGTAAGTTGTGCGGAGTTTGCTTGGATGAAAGCTGCGGCTTGTTGTTTTTCTTCTGTGGTTAGTTGATCAAAATCAGCTTTGGCTTTTTCTAAACCACTTTTGTCCAAGTCATTATAGTAGGCATTTTCCCCCAAATAATCTGATAAGTAGTTTTCGACATAACTTTCTGGATTGTCAATGGATGCAGCACCGATGATATTAATTTTGGATGAAAAAGCTATTCCCTCTGTGGTAAAAGAAATATCCTGATTACCAAAATTTACATCCACGGGAACCATAAATATCAATTCATTGCTACCAGTTCTTTGGAGGTTAATGGGGATACCTCCTAAAGTGCCTGCAATGGAAGAAGCTGAAATCGGAGTTTCTGTGGTTATGGTAATCATTTGAAGGGGATAAACTTCAGAAGCATTTAGCTTGATTTTGTTGCTAGTGGACGAGGGTGATTGATCCTCTTCTCCCCCACAGGAAAACACGAATAATAGCAGAATTATTGGAAATAATTTAATGTAGAAATTTTTCATTTTGATAGAGTAGGTTTTATAATAAAAAAATGTGCTGTGTAAGACGGCTAAAGTTAGTTTCTAACAGCACTACTTCCAATACTCCAAAAAGTGTATTTTGATTTGAAATGCGCTATATAGTAAATCAAACATCAAATTAGTGATATTTATGAACTTATCACTCAAAGGTGTTTTATGCTTTGATCTCTTCAGGTCTAATTCTTTGAAACTTGCATCGAAGATTATTTACTATTAAACTCAATGTCTAGGCAAGAATGTTTGCCCATCTATTTAAGACCTAAGATTTATGTATTATTGTAGGATGTATTTAAAAAATAAACTCCCCTATACAATGAATAAATTTTGTGCACTGTTGCTTGGTTTGCTATTGATAGCCAACATGCTATATGCCCAAGAGAAATCTCCTTATGTTATTTATAATGGCAAAGGCAAGAAAGTCAGTTATAAAAAGATGTTGAAGGAGTTGGAAAAGGCTGACATCATACTCTTTGGTGAAGAACATAATTCGGCTATTGCCCATTGGCTCCAGTATGAAGTCAGTAAGGATTTGGGGCAGTCCAGAGAGTTGATTTTGGGAGCGGAGATGTTTGAGGCGGATAACCAAAAGCCATTGGATGATTATTTGTCCGATCAAATAGACCAAAAAGGCTTGGATACCTTGGCGAGACTTTGGAATAACTATAAGACAGACTATGCCCCTTTGGTGAATTTAGCCAAAGAAAGCAATATCCCTTTTATTGCGACTAATGTCCCCAGAAGGTTTGCCAGTAAAGTTTACAAGGAGGGCGGTTTTGAAGCCTTGGAAAAATTATCCCATGAGGAAAAGGACTGGGTAGCTCCTCTTCCTATTGCATTTGATGCAGAATTGCCAGGGTACCAAAATATGCTGACGATGATGGGGGATCATGGCAGTGTGGATATGGTCAAGGCACAGGCGATCAAAGATGCCACCATGGCCTACTTTATTTCTAAAAACTATCAGCGAGGTAAACTGTTTATACATTACAATGGAGCTTATCACTCCAATAATTACGAAGGAATTCTCTGGTACTTGAAAAAAGATGATGCATCGAGGGTGTATAAAACCATTTCAACAGTTACGCAAAAAGACATTTTTGAGTTGGAGGATGAGTACGAACGTTTGGCTGATTTCATCATTTGTGTAGATGAAGACATGACCAAGACCTATTGATGGGTTCTTTGGATTTTAACCTATGATGAATGGGATTTCAAATATTAACTGTATTTTTATTTTAGGTATTGTGCTTATTTTAAGCAAACAAGCTAATGTTTTGCAGAAATGTTAATCATTGACAGATGAGGAAGTTTTTAGGGAGTATTTTGGTTTTAATAGGGATGACATTCGGTTTGTCTTATGGACAGACTGATAGTTTAAGCCGGTCAAGGGATTCTATCAATGCTTTGACTTTGGAATCCTATGAGTCTAAGATTGCTGCTATTGAGCTGCAGCGAAAGTCTGACTCCATCCGCAGAGCTGAACTTGAAGCTCAATTGAATTCCCTCAAAACGACAGATAATCTCAAAAAAGAGGAGCTGCAGGCCCAGCTTAACGAAATAAGCAGCCGGGAATCAGCCAGATTGGCACAGAAAAGAGAACAAATAGATTCTTTGCGTAAAAACACCGAAGGTTATCCTGTGTTTGGCGTAAATCGTGATACACTTTTTTTTATTTACACTAAGATTGGAGCATCCAGACCTAAGGAACGTGCAGCGAAAATTACTGAGAAGATTCAGAACTTATATGATGATGATTACTTGGAGCTCGATAACATCAAGGTGGTGGCGGTGGATAATCTGGCGGATATTGTTTACGAGGAAACCATTCTAATGAGTGTTTCTGAAATGGATGGACTTTGGAACGATACTACCATTCATGGATTGGCAGAAAATTATGCCACGATTATCAAGGAATCCATTGTTCAGGCCAAGAAAGACAATAGTTTTATCTCTATACTTATCAGAATTGCCTTGGTGGCTTTGGCCATTGGTGGCACTTGGTTTTTGCTATGGGCTATCGGAAAAGGACATAGGACGGCATTGAAGTTTATTGCTAATCGAAAAGATAAATGGCTGAAAGATCTTTCTTATAAAGACTATACTTTTCTGTCAGCTTATCAGGAATTGAAAATTATCATTTTTGCAAGTAGACTGATCAAGTGGATCATTTATGTACTTGTTTTGTACATCGCTATGCCTTTGGTATTCAGTATTTTTCCTTTTACCAGAGGTTGGTCGGTTCAACTTTTTGATTTAATCTGGTCTCCTTTCAAGTCTATTTTTATATCTGTTTATGAGTTTTTACCGGATCTCTTTAGCATTTTAGCCATCTATTTGGTCATGCGCTATGTGATCAGGTTTGTCAAATATATATTTGAAGAGATCCAACATGAGAAGTTGGTCATCACTGGTTTTCATGCAGATTGGGCCAAGCCAACTTATAACATTGTCAAGTTTCTGCTCTATGCATTTATGTTGGTGATCATTTTTCCACATTTGCCAGGCTCGGACTCTGATGCCTTTAAAGGGGTATCCGTTTTTATTGGGATTCTTTTTTCGTTGGGTTCTTCATCAGCCATTTCCAATATGATTGCAGGCTTGGTCATTACCTATATGCGGCCTTTTAAAATTGGAGATCGTATCCGACTTGGAGAAACAAGTGGTGATGTAGTTGAAAAAACCCTGTTGGTCACCCGGCTTAGAACCATCAAAAATGAAGAAATCACCATTCCCAATTCAGCCATTCTCACTGGAAATACCATTAATTATAGCTCTTATTCCAAAAATGAAGGTTTGATTATCCACACTACGGTTACCATCGGTTATGATGTACCTTGGCAAAAGATGTATGATACTTTGATTGAGGCGGCACTAAGGACAGATATGATTATGAAAGAGCCCAAGCCTTTTGTTTTACAGACCAGTTTGGATGATTTCTATGTGGCCTACCAAATCAATGCGCACACCCAAGAAGCCAGTAGGCAAGCACTAATCTATAGTAACCTTCACCAAAACATCCAAGATGTTTGTAACGAAAATGGGATTGAAATCCTTTCCCCGCACTACCGCGCTGCCAGAGATGGAAATACGACTACTATTCCTGCTGATTACTTACCGGAGGATTATCAGGCTCCATCTTTTAATGTGAAAATGGATAAAGTGGATAAAGACAAAAAAAATAAAGAATAAGTTTATAAACCTGCAGATTAAGATTAGAAAGCCATACTTGCCAATCCTATTTCCCATTATGACCAAAGCCACACCATCACTTTTATTGTTACTTTTTTTAATAGCTGCCTGTGTCAGTAAGCCTTATCAAAAAGTGGGAGATTACTCCTACGTCCAAAGCGCCAATAGGCAGCATAAAGGTTGGAAGCTGATCTGGCAGGATGAATTTGAAAGTAACGAACTGGATACCAGCAAATGGACAAAAATTCCCCCCAACCAAGCAGATTGGGGAAATTACATGACTATAGATGATCGGTGTTATGCCATCGAAGATGGGAAAATCTATTTGAAAGGTATCCAGAATAATGATTTAAAAAGTGATGAGAGACCTTTCCTGACTGGTGGTATTTACACCAAAGGAAAGTTTGCCTTTCAATACGGAAAGATAGAAATCCATGCCAAGCTGGAGTCTGCACAAGGTGCTTGGCCAGCCATGTGGATGCTTTCCGAGCATAAGAAATATGGTAACTATCCCAAAAACGGAGAGATCGATATCATGGAGCATATCAATTTTGAGGATAAAGTCTATCAGACGACCCACTCCTACTATACCTTAGATCTCAAACAAACCCAAAACCCTCCCCATGGCGGAACCGCCAATTTTGATAAAGAAGCGTTCAACACCTTTGGTTTGGAATGGTCTCCGGATAAGTTGGTATTTACCCTTAATGGTAAGGAAACATTTGTCTATCCGAGAATAGAGAATGTGGATAAGTCCCAGTGGCCCTACGATCAACCTTTTTACCTTTTAATAGATATGCAATTAGAAGGTTCGTGGGTAGGAGAAGCAGATCCGGAAGATTTGCCTGTACAAATGATAGTGGATTGGGTGCGGGTTTATCAATAAAAAGCTAACCACAATATTGAAATTCCCGTACTAAGGTATCAGTGCCCTATTGTGAATTTGCAATGTGGATAAGTAAAACAAATCACCATAAATATCAAAAAAATGATGCTTAAACGTTTTGTATTGGCAGCAATGATGCTTTTCTCAGGCTTACAATTAAGTTTCGCCCAACAAAGTCTTGAAGTTCCAGCCGATCCTACAGCCATTTCCCCTTTGCTGATTGGGGAGAAAATCCCAAACAGCCAACTGAAAGATCCTGAAGGCAATAAAGTTGCTTTGCAAGAGATAGTTAGCAAGCAGCCTACCTTATTGATCTTTTATCGTGGAGGTTGGTGCCCTTACTGCAATAAGCACTTGGCCGAATTACAAACTATTGAGCAGGATATTTTGGACATGGGCTATCAAATAATAGCGATCAGTCCAGATGCGCCTGAGCAACTGAAAACCACTTTGGATAAAAACGACCTCACCTACAGTCTATACTCAGATAATGATCTAAAAGTAACGAAAGCTTTTGGTTTGGCTTTTCAAGCTCCTGACCGATATAAGGATATGCTCTTCAAAGCTTCCGATCAATTGAATCCGGGCATTATCCCTGTTCCGGCCGTCTTTGCCTTGGACCAGGAAGGTACGATACTGTTTGAATATATTAATCCAAATTACAATACCCGAATTAGTGGAGATCTGTTAAAGGCTGCGTTGGGAGCATTGTAACATCCTTAAAATAAAAATAAGCGGATCAGTGGGAATGTGGGATTTGAGTAAGTTGATAGTATATGCTTCCTTAATAACTTCTCATTTTTATTTAATGCTAAAAAGCCCAGAAAGTGTTTCTTACTGGGCTTTTTAGCATTAATGTTTTATCTATTCCTCTACCATCACTGCCTCTCGATGCTCCAGTCCCCATTTTACCATTGCATCGAGGACATTTTTTATTTTTTTTCCTGATGGAGTCAGTTGGTATTCCACGGTCACCGGAGTGGTGTCATGGACGGTCCTTTTGACAATGCTGTTCAGCTCCAGTTCTTTGAGTTCCTTGGAAAGCATCCTTGGTGTAATCTTTGGAATTTCCCTTTCGAGTTCTTTGAAGCGCTTGGTGCCATAGCATAGGGAGCCAATAATGGGCAATTTCCATTTGCCGCTGATGGCATTCATGGCCTCACGGACAGCGATAACGAATTCACCAGAACATAATTGAACTTTTTGATTTTCTACAATTGTTTCCATAGCCCAGTTAGTTGTTACTATACTTTTGTATACCGGTATACAAAAGTATAGTAGTTACTTTTGTATAGCAAATATAGCTAATTTTGGGATATCAAAAAATGAAACTTAAAGATTATGAGCTTAATAGAGAACCTAGAGTGGAGATATGCCACTAAGAAAATGAACGGCAATGTCGTTCCTCAAGAAAAAGTAGATTATATCCTTGAAGCAGCCCGATTGGCCCCTTCATCTTCAGGACTTCAGCCTTATCGGGTTTTGGTCATCACTGATCCGGAAATCAAGGAAAAGATCAAACCTATTGCTTGGGATCAAAGCCAAATTACAGATGCTTCGCATATTTTGGTGTTTGCTTCTTGGGACAAATACACCGAGGATAAAATCGTAGAAGTTTTCCAAAAGACCTTAGAAGAACGAGGGCTTCCAATGGACACCATGGATGCCTATAAGGAAAGGTTGTGGGGAATGTACAGCCAACTACCTGAAGCATGGCACGCCAACCATGCAGCCAAGCAGGCCTATATCGCCTTTGGGATGGCTATTGCCGCTGCTGCAGAGCAGAAAGTAGATGCCACGCCTATGGAAGGATTTGACAATGCCGCATTGGACAAGTTGTTGGGCCTTGAAGAGCATGGCCTCAAAAGTGCTGTGATTTTGCCTTTGGGTTACAGAGACGCATCTGAAGACTGGTTGGTCAAAATGAAAAAAGTAAGAACTGCCAAAGAAGAGTTCTTGTTAGAAACTGTTTAACGCAACGAAAGAAAAAATGAAAAAAGACAATATTATTTATTGGGTGACGACAGCAATTGTGGCTTTGATGATGCTTTTCAGCGCCTATAATTACTTTGCTGACCCTAATATGAAGGTGGGTTTTGAAGCCATGGGCTTCCCTGATTTCTTCCGCATAGAATTGGGAACTGCCAAAATCATCGGTGCATTGGTACTGTTGATTCCGGGTATTCCACAATTGTTGAAAACCGGAGCCTATGTGGGTTTTGTAATCGTGTTTATTTCGGCATTTATCACGCATTTGGCTTTGGGAGATGCCTTTTCAGCGGCAGTGATGCCATTGGTGTTTTTGGCTATTTTATTGGTTTCTTTCCGATTCCAGCAAAAACGATTGGCTACAGTCAATGAATAGACTGTAAATAAACAAACAACCATTTTGAGAAAGGCCACCTTATTGGGTGGCCTTTTTTATTGATCTGGTCAGTTTTATCCAAACATATAGTTTGAAGCATTGTCGAATTACTTATATTCCGTTTTTAACTTTTATAAAAGTCAAATAGCTCCAAACTGCTCATGAAAGACAGTCTTATTTTGGATCTTCCCAAATTATACGAGAAGATCGAGTCCAAATCCCAAGAAATTGGTTTTACCATGCCATCGGACCGATATATCGGTGCTTTATTAAAGACACTAATGCTGTCCAAACCAGGAGGAAATTTTCTGGAGCTGGGAACGGGCATTGGCTTATCGCTGTCCTGGATGATTGATGGGATGGATAAAAATGGCAAGCTGACGACTGTGGACAATGATTTTGCTTTGTGTGAAATTGTGCAGGGCTTTTTTGGTGCGGACAATCGGGTAAATATTGTTTGTATGGATGGAGCTGATTGGATCAAAAACCATCAAGGAAAACCATTTGACTTGATCTTTGCGGATGCCTGGCCAGGAAAATACAGCCAATTGGAGGAGACTTTGGCGATGGTCAAAGTGGGTGGTTTTTATGTAATCGATGATATGACTGCTCAGCCCAACTGGCCAGCAGGCCATCAGGAAAATGTGGATAAGTTGGTTTCTTACCTGGAGTCCCGGGAAGATTTTTCCATTTGCAAGATGAATTGGTCCACCGGAGTAATTGTGGCGAGCAGAAAGAGCTAGTGTGAACTAAAGTCCATTTATAGTACTATCAAAATTATCTAAATTGAACACCATATGAAATCCAACCCGTGGATTTTCGGTATTGTATTATTGTGTTTATTTACATATTGGGCTTGGTGTAATTATGAGCTACCCCTTTGGGGGAAATCTGTTGCAACAGAAGGCTTAATACTGGAAATAACAACAACAAATGGATATGGAGGAAGAGGTTATGGTTATAGTATCAATTATGCATTTTCCGCCGATGATTCCATTTATATCTCCAACACCAAATTGAATGGAGATTTAGGAAAAAGGGATGTGGGATCTAAAGTAGAAATCAGCTATAAGAAATCTAATCCTGCAGAA harbors:
- a CDS encoding LuxR C-terminal-related transcriptional regulator — its product is MKSGITHLVDLWKEGYSNHIEKYQPYQAIEQLKHVAALFSPGEFYYFILNMYNLELEYVHPGVSKFIDVNPGDTKIEELLTTVVPDDMASVQEKELLLREFMDNIVDPKQLPFYKMMYMYRMRDRNGKFRTMLLQVNVLSVSENGKVEHILSVHTDISYMGVSKTDKVSFISLNEGKSYYNIDPKTDPFRQENDEESGRCISELLTKRELEVIQLSSKGLNVSKMAVELNISEYTVRTHRKNMLKKTEFSNIPELVSHCVMEGLI
- a CDS encoding ion channel, whose amino-acid sequence is MEKIMSFLKRKKYEILLLALVQHLYTAIFFKDLVFYMQYIWPINTMLLGLASVGVFIEKGKWKIIIRNILLIIVILLPVCHSLFRDSQFFIELLSLTYMAFFALIFWEVIKFLIKPSYVNADIIFAAACGYFMLIEISVFVLQFEFYKNTGSIANLNTSTLADTYLDLVYLASIIQTTIGFGDITPSIHVTKLTTSFLGVISQFYNVVLVGILISKYSTYRKN
- a CDS encoding ChaN family lipoprotein, with product MNKFCALLLGLLLIANMLYAQEKSPYVIYNGKGKKVSYKKMLKELEKADIILFGEEHNSAIAHWLQYEVSKDLGQSRELILGAEMFEADNQKPLDDYLSDQIDQKGLDTLARLWNNYKTDYAPLVNLAKESNIPFIATNVPRRFASKVYKEGGFEALEKLSHEEKDWVAPLPIAFDAELPGYQNMLTMMGDHGSVDMVKAQAIKDATMAYFISKNYQRGKLFIHYNGAYHSNNYEGILWYLKKDDASRVYKTISTVTQKDIFELEDEYERLADFIICVDEDMTKTY
- a CDS encoding mechanosensitive ion channel family protein; amino-acid sequence: MRKFLGSILVLIGMTFGLSYGQTDSLSRSRDSINALTLESYESKIAAIELQRKSDSIRRAELEAQLNSLKTTDNLKKEELQAQLNEISSRESARLAQKREQIDSLRKNTEGYPVFGVNRDTLFFIYTKIGASRPKERAAKITEKIQNLYDDDYLELDNIKVVAVDNLADIVYEETILMSVSEMDGLWNDTTIHGLAENYATIIKESIVQAKKDNSFISILIRIALVALAIGGTWFLLWAIGKGHRTALKFIANRKDKWLKDLSYKDYTFLSAYQELKIIIFASRLIKWIIYVLVLYIAMPLVFSIFPFTRGWSVQLFDLIWSPFKSIFISVYEFLPDLFSILAIYLVMRYVIRFVKYIFEEIQHEKLVITGFHADWAKPTYNIVKFLLYAFMLVIIFPHLPGSDSDAFKGVSVFIGILFSLGSSSAISNMIAGLVITYMRPFKIGDRIRLGETSGDVVEKTLLVTRLRTIKNEEITIPNSAILTGNTINYSSYSKNEGLIIHTTVTIGYDVPWQKMYDTLIEAALRTDMIMKEPKPFVLQTSLDDFYVAYQINAHTQEASRQALIYSNLHQNIQDVCNENGIEILSPHYRAARDGNTTTIPADYLPEDYQAPSFNVKMDKVDKDKKNKE
- a CDS encoding glycoside hydrolase family 16 protein codes for the protein MTKATPSLLLLLFLIAACVSKPYQKVGDYSYVQSANRQHKGWKLIWQDEFESNELDTSKWTKIPPNQADWGNYMTIDDRCYAIEDGKIYLKGIQNNDLKSDERPFLTGGIYTKGKFAFQYGKIEIHAKLESAQGAWPAMWMLSEHKKYGNYPKNGEIDIMEHINFEDKVYQTTHSYYTLDLKQTQNPPHGGTANFDKEAFNTFGLEWSPDKLVFTLNGKETFVYPRIENVDKSQWPYDQPFYLLIDMQLEGSWVGEADPEDLPVQMIVDWVRVYQ
- a CDS encoding peroxiredoxin-like family protein, with protein sequence MMLKRFVLAAMMLFSGLQLSFAQQSLEVPADPTAISPLLIGEKIPNSQLKDPEGNKVALQEIVSKQPTLLIFYRGGWCPYCNKHLAELQTIEQDILDMGYQIIAISPDAPEQLKTTLDKNDLTYSLYSDNDLKVTKAFGLAFQAPDRYKDMLFKASDQLNPGIIPVPAVFALDQEGTILFEYINPNYNTRISGDLLKAALGAL
- a CDS encoding helix-turn-helix domain-containing protein, which encodes METIVENQKVQLCSGEFVIAVREAMNAISGKWKLPIIGSLCYGTKRFKELEREIPKITPRMLSKELKELELNSIVKRTVHDTTPVTVEYQLTPSGKKIKNVLDAMVKWGLEHREAVMVEE
- a CDS encoding NAD(P)H-dependent oxidoreductase, giving the protein MSLIENLEWRYATKKMNGNVVPQEKVDYILEAARLAPSSSGLQPYRVLVITDPEIKEKIKPIAWDQSQITDASHILVFASWDKYTEDKIVEVFQKTLEERGLPMDTMDAYKERLWGMYSQLPEAWHANHAAKQAYIAFGMAIAAAAEQKVDATPMEGFDNAALDKLLGLEEHGLKSAVILPLGYRDASEDWLVKMKKVRTAKEEFLLETV
- a CDS encoding DoxX family protein is translated as MKKDNIIYWVTTAIVALMMLFSAYNYFADPNMKVGFEAMGFPDFFRIELGTAKIIGALVLLIPGIPQLLKTGAYVGFVIVFISAFITHLALGDAFSAAVMPLVFLAILLVSFRFQQKRLATVNE
- a CDS encoding O-methyltransferase — encoded protein: MKDSLILDLPKLYEKIESKSQEIGFTMPSDRYIGALLKTLMLSKPGGNFLELGTGIGLSLSWMIDGMDKNGKLTTVDNDFALCEIVQGFFGADNRVNIVCMDGADWIKNHQGKPFDLIFADAWPGKYSQLEETLAMVKVGGFYVIDDMTAQPNWPAGHQENVDKLVSYLESREDFSICKMNWSTGVIVASRKS